The following is a genomic window from Xiphophorus couchianus chromosome 5, X_couchianus-1.0, whole genome shotgun sequence.
AACAAACGTGGCCTGAATAGGAGACGGTAACCCACCTTGATAGTAAAACGTCGCCCACAGGTAAACTCCAACCAATACAGGTCCATTGCTTTTCCGAAGCTCCATCGCAGCTTCAGATCGGGAGTCCCCCCCTGAAGCCCGCTGGAAATGCCAAACTTGGAAGGAGAGGAGCCTTGACAGACTGCTGGTGCTGCTCTCCCTCCGCTCGGTCTCGGTCCTCCTCGTCGGATGCTCGGGCAGACGCGAACACGCTGGCACATTCACACGCAGGATGTCTGTCTCTTCGTGTTTGGGTCGACTGTCACTTCAAAAGTCACTTTGAATCCAGctgccctctctctctccctgcgctcagattttttctttcttttttttttttttttttacatatcagaTATTCGGAGCTGAGCGAAATCCTGCAAACTTCCTCAGGTTTGTCACCTCCGGTCACATTAGGCTCGTTAAAGCAGGGTGACTTTCAGAGCGCTGCTGAATCTGCATAATTTCAATAGCTCTCTATCAGAGGGGCAAGCCACGCCCCTTCAATCTAACTAAccttgaaactttttttttactcatgcTCCTGATTTATTGTAAGACCAGGAATAATTGAACTGTTTTATGTTGCCGAtctgatattttatgtttttaacacaaatgagagaaatgtagtttaaaaaagtACTACTAAATAGTATTACTATATATGtgcttttacttattttaatagAGTTTTGGTGAATTATTAATATCCCTTCAAACACTTCACTTGTGCAATTCATTTGTggttcagtcaaaaaaaaaaaactaaatataaactgGCCTGTTGTAGTCAATGTTTCCTGTCCAAATGTAGCCTAAACCTTGAAAGTCTGGCTTGTTTAGCTTATGTGAGCAACTTTTACATCTTTTCATATACATATTTCAATGTCAGTTGTTAACTTTATGCCAAATGCTTTTACatgtcatttgtatttttagataaacgatcatgttttttttccagacatttttttgtgtgtgatacAGAGTGAGAAAACATACACACTACAGTTTGAGGCTAAACATTAACGCAATTTGTTTTACTGAATCTCACTTGGATGATGTTTTAGccaataaatacaatataatgtTAGAAAATATAATTGTCTAAGGCATACCATAtgctttccctttttttggTCTATCATTGTGACAGATCACAAATCTATGAGCAATGATTATTTGGTTGCTCCTGTAACGCTTTTGTTGTGTGGACAATGTTGGAAAAATCAGTGATCATATTTCATACATCAGGTTTCACATTTGATTCTTACTTACAGATTATTTTCCAATTTATACAAactagaaaatatttgacaCCTGCAAAATCCTTCCTAGCCTGTTTGGCCAGGATTTTCAAAAGAAACGAAAGGAAAAGTTATGATTAagttttaaatgacataaagGTAAGGTCTGGAAGGATGCAGATTCTGTTGGGAGAGTACCTCTAGGTGTTGTAGTAGTTTTGATGAAGATTGATTTGAAATTTTTATGGCAAAtcaaactatccatccatccatttctcaTACCCATTTAATCCAGGGTCACCAGGAGCCTCTGTTAATAGTCTTTGGGCGAGAGGCAGGATGCTTTCTGTCCAGGTCACCAATCTGTCACAGAGCTGTAAATGAAACTCAGTTTGCTACACTGTTCAATCTCTTCCTTTCCTGGTGACAGTGAATAGTGGACAGTAACACTGAAAGCAAAAACTGTAGCTGATGTTACGTTCCTACACCAATTGTCACGTAATTTTTGTGATATAAAAGGACACCTGTGTGAAGACATCAACTGACTACGTAGACTCTGGTCAGCTAGAATTGGACGTTTCAGTAGTCGTAGAGTGATCCAAATCAAGAGGACAGGCTTGGAGGCTGTGGTCAGGTTCCATTTTGACatcaatttttaataaatgcctaCAGGTAGCTGTGATGCGATGTGTCAGCACAGACGGGtcaaaagacaaacacatgtTTCTGCTGTGGATTTTGTTCCAGAATATTCAGTAtttcagtatatatatatatatatatatatatatatatatatatactgtatatataatatgATATCATGCTATGTGCCCTTAGCATTCTTACTTGATCTTCTGTCCTCCTGTGCATCATGTCGCCCTTTCATTCCCTTTGCCTCTTTTCCCTGTTTGCTTGTCCTCATTTTCTCATGCTTTCTCACATACTTTATCTACGCATACTTGCTTTATAcctgttgcttttgttttctcttttcctccttcACAACTTTGCATCTCtctgtttccttttcatttATGTTCTGTATTAATGCAGCTCTGCCTGGAAGCATTGGTGATGACCTTGGATGAATATAGGAACACCTGCAGCATTTTTGAAGCTCTCGCCATCTCCTGCTTGCTTTTTTCCCTCACTTTACAAATCCTCTATCTCCATATTCCCCatcttctgtatttttttctgttgctgtctgAGAGTCGCGTTGAATGTGTGTAGCTCTGTCACCGTAGTCCTTTAAGATGCTTTAAGCTGAGCCTGAGGGGGCCCAGTTTTTTCTTcgactttttcttttgtcaccatttatttatttactttgttgaCTTGTATGTCTGCTGTCTTCTGTGATTTAAGAGACCCCTGTCCTGCTTTATCACACCTGTGATCAAGTAGCATGCTGGCCTTGAGCTCACGTTATAAATCTAGCCCTCTGGAGCACCTTCATGATTCAGCTGTGTTGGCATCCCTGGTAAAGATGAGTATAAGACCTCAAACAAACAGACCAGAGAAGgattaaaaatcaaactaacaTAAATTTTAACCTCTTAAAAAACCAAATACCAGCTTTTCAATTACTTTTATTGTAAAAGTCAtcaaattgaataaaatttgcTATCCTTCTGTCAATACTTTGTACAGCTTAGTCTTTAACATTTCACAAGACAGACACGTCTTTGATCAGCGTTGTCTCTTTCTCTTCACGTCAGTGAATCCTACAAGTTTTAGAATTTGAGTCTGAGATGATCATTCAacaacatttatcttttttctgcatttctgtcTTGATTTGGTCACATCttgttaaataaaacccaatgacaatttattttaagttgtacTGATGAGGCCTCTAGAATTCAATTTAACTCATTCTGCTATTTCAAAGAGTTTAAGACTGCCAGTCCCTCACTCAAGGTCTTTAGAACATTAGCATTTCTATATCATGACAAGTCCTTCACCATACTTCATAATAGAGATACCTAACCTTTGTTGATGTCTAATACAGCTTTAgtgtaaaaagttaaaacttagTTTCACAGCACACAGTTTCAGTTAAAGCTCCAGGAAAGCTTATCAAACTATTTATGTTTGAGCTGGTAGGACAGAACAAACTTTTCTCCTGGCATGATTGCCAAACAGTTGCTTGCATGTAGTAAAGACTGCCAATCCCTCGTTCAAGTTCTTATTCTGTAAAAGTGAATTTTATGAacttattgtgtaaaataaggtattattttttatttatttaacctttattttacaagataaaaaccCCTTGAAATTAAAAATCTCTCTTCTCAAGGGAGTCCTGGCCAAGGGGCAGCAACTAATACAACAGAACTGTTCAGTTCATAGAAATATAAAACCGAATTGTTACTACTaatcatgtttattattattattattattgtgtctCACCTATCATGTTTATATCATAGCTCTATGTCCTTACTGTTGGGGAGAATCTGCTGCTGTGGTAAACTTTACTAATAACAGTAGCTCTGTTCAGGTTGTAGGTCTATGCAAGTgagaaatctgaagaaaaaaagatcaattttaaatcaataaaaagatgAACGATGATTTACAGCTGCAAAGCAGAGACAGCAATCTTATTATTTTCTTGGCAACAAGTGTTAAACTGCTCTAAAAATTTGTGCCAAGATATATTTTAGAATTTGTTCCAGAATCTGCAGGGAATGATATGATTGTCAAGTTAAGTAAAATGTGCCTTAAGTTGTTGTGGTGTGAAAGAAAAGTcaagacaaaatatttgctgTCCTCAGCATAAGAAACTTGAAACAACCACATTAGTGTTATCATAATCACACTTCAGATTAAACATGCAGAGCCATTTCACATCAAAAGGAGTgaaaactttgtgtttctgtatgtCCAGAAATTTCCCCAAGAAATCTCTGTGATTCTCCTTCAATCTATTCTTGGTTGCCGCTGCTGCGATTGTACAGCAGCATCAGAGAAGACTCTCTGCACAGTTCCAGCTCACACACGCAGAGATGGATCCTTACTCTTGGTGAATGAGGACCTGCAGGAGTCTAATTTAGTAGTTTAAGTCAGTCTTTTTTCAGAGCAGGCCTAGGACATTGTTTGAGGAATAAAAACAGCTCAGTTTGAGCTCTGGTATCTGATTTCCAACTCTGTGTTCAACCAAGCGAAACAATGAGAGGCTACGTTTCTTGTTGCGTTTCATATCTCTGGaaaatcttcttttttgttgtgcAGCTAAAGCATTATAACATATCTTACTTAAATTTTTCTTCagtggataaaaaataaatttttcttttataggGAAATTCTAGTCATCAGGTCTGGATTTTATAATTAACTCCATCCGTTTCACTTCGGCTGTAGAATTAGGGATTCAATTGTGCGTCAGctcttttatatttcattaagCTTAAGATTTTTGGTTTACACAAGAGATTTTGGTTTCGACATCACAATTCACAGcattttgcatttcaaatgCATTTAACTGATGCTTCTTGTCATCcggtttaaaacatttaaataattgattttctCTTGGCCTGAGGGgggaaagcaaaaaaaaaaaaaaaaaaaacacttaacacTTAAACAACCAGAAATTTTTGATGAGAGTCTCAGTTACACTAAAATATCTCCCACATTTCAAAGACATCTTGTTCATGTTTATCAGATCTTCTGTCCCAAAGTGTTTCTGTCACGTCATAGGAGCAAACAGGCATAAGTGTGAACTCGCAGACCCACACCTGTCTGCATGACTCAGATCTGGAGCTGTGAATTATAGAAGAGCAGACTGAGGTCAGACTGTTCAAATGTGGGTGTGAGTGTATGAGGAAGTCTTTGTCTTAtcataagagagagagagaaaaaaactatcAGCCAAAAGAAGTGGGTCAAGACACTGACATCATGGAGGAGGTGTGGGGGGCGACCATCTGTAACAATATTGAGAGGGTGACGATGAGctgcataaaagaaaatacttatATCCAAAAAATCTGGCATTTAAGTCACTgggtaatatatattttttaatcaatattagaTTTTCCCTCCATCTTCATGGAAGGCAGTTTTTAACCACAAGCGCtctcacttgaaataaaatgacaaatcttTGCTCCCATCTAGCGGTTATCATGTGTCATTGCAGGTGACTGGTGCACTTCAGCCCCTCGCCCACAAACTGTGCTGAACCTTGTGAACTACAATGAACTTAAAACTACATGACGATATATTATCACTCAAAAATTAACCATTGTCACAAATTCTCAATCTGAAAAGTTAACGATTTTCTGCATACattaaactaacaaaatgtGGAGAGTTCTGTGTACTCTgtatttcaaattaatttaaaaacataaattgacacgatgatgaaaaaaaatgaaagtgataatgaagaaataatcaaataaatttttgaaaaaacattattacttAATATAgattaccagaaaaaaaagtttaacataaAGGCAAACAACTAACagacttaaataaaaacacaaataatttcaaCCTGCATGCTACTCAACTGAGGAAGaatgaatagaaataaacaaagaataCCAAGTACGAAAACCCAAGAATTACCAGCAGCTCACTGGTTTCCTTTGATGGTTTTTGTTAAGGGTGGTTGCCCAGCTGTGATCTAGGGTGAAAAATTGAAAAGGATATGCAGTCAGTTTTTGAGACCAGTTTTTGCAACACTCAAGTCACAGTCGCTTGCCATATCGGAGAGAGTACTACTGGAAGTGGATGTATTAATACAATAGaataatctaaattaaaattCGCACCATTAAAATGTGGTGgaatttattctgatttaaaaggcacaaaaggcaaatatttgatttttaggGACTTTGAAAGTGTCTGATGTTGGAGAGGTCTTGATGTGAAAGGGTAATTTGTTCCATAGTTTTGCAGCGGCAGCAAAGGACCAGTCTCCCCTGGGTTTTAACCTTAACTTCAGAACAGACAAACTCTCTTCACTGAACTGTGATCTTGAAAGTGTGAACACAAAGAAGATCAAAGACGACCCAGGGTGATAGCTGATCTGAAGCCTTAATCAGGGATAAAATcctaaaatcatttttaagacTGAGCTGTGCGTATCAGTTAGTAGCCCTTCTGCAGTTTTGAATAAACTACAATcagtttaccaaaaaaaaaagaagaaaacatgacacCTCAATATAGACTATTATAATAGTCAGGTTCATATAATGAAGGCAGGAATTGCTCTTTCACAATCTCTGAAACGGAGGAATGACTTCACTTTGTGAATTGTAGGAGATGAAATGAACCAGCTTTTATTGCAATGTTTACATGTCCAAATCTGTCCTTCTCCTTTTCAGTactcatcaaaaacaacaaaaaaaaacaaatgaaggatGTCAGTATTCATATAACAAAAGACAGCAAAACAGAGAAGTAGTATTCCAGTCTAAGATCTCTGCTGTTTCAGTCTGACTGTATACGTTCATATGATTCGGTCAGTATCACTAAGAACTTTTGCTGTTGTAATCAAAAGGGTCTCAGCAGAGAAGTACAACAGATTCCAGCTTTATTTTAATCCAATCATTGTGCAGAACATACAGACAGATACAAATGGGTTGTCAACAAAGtgaatgtaagaaataaaatgaagtgatatttgtgcattttattgcatttacaaTGGCAACATTACAGTCATATAAATACAGATGCTTAACTCATTCACACTAATTTGACCTGTTTATTGCTCTTACTTCTTTACACCCCTGAACATGCAGCTTGGAATAAAGGGCAGGTTGACTGACATTACAGTCTCCAGGTGTAATTTGAGGCTGCAAACCGTACTGTTAAGAATGGGAAGCTTGGAGCctgaggttgttgttttttattttatacaataggAATACACTGTAATAAGTTTTTGAATAAATCATAGAACCTGAcaagagaatgttttttttttatgaggttGAGTTTACGAAGGTGTGCTGAGGTACATCTGCAGAGCAGGAGTAAAGATTAAAATAGTTCCCAGGATTGACACTGTGAGGAAGGCCCACAGGAAAATCCTGTCCAACACCTGAGCCACGAATTTCCAGTCCTGAACAacctgcagacacaaacacacacgaaGAAATAGAGACATATAATTTAGTTCCCAAGTATCATATTTCCTTAGATAAACAACACTCAGTCTGGACTTTGCAACTATTTAGACAGGAGGTTGAAGCTCAAATGTAGCTTCTTTTTAATGCGTGGAGCCACATTCCCTGCTGTCTGCCTGCCTTCGCACCTCTCGTATGAAGTGCTCCTTCCTGATGTGACGGCTGATGTAGCGAACAGAGCTTGTAGCTTTCTCCAGCATTGCCAACCACGCTTGGTTCTCATCCTCCTTCCCTCCGAAGGCTCCTCTCTGCTGGTTGCCACCGGGAACAGCCCTCCTCCCTGCGCCTCTGCGGGACTTCAGATCCGGGCTTCGCATCTCGATGTCTGGGAAGTGATATCTGAGGGGGAATGGCAACAACTATAGGCATTAATTTAGTGGGTTTAGAGAACCTACGCTATTGCTGTGAAATGAGACTAATGcgggatttttattttgtttttatttcaaaagctgTGACTTTTCAAGTACATTTATAGATAAAAAGTTAagtatttcaattttattttccctttgttcTACTTATCAGGAAATGGCATCATGTTGAGGTTGGCTTTAGATTCAGTAGTTTTGTAAAGGAGAACATTTCTTTGGGTTTTCATATATgataactttattttgtttttgcactttgtttaaTGTCTAAACCAGAACCTGTTAAAAAACCACTCATAAGTTTAGTCTAAAACTCAGATGTAAGACATTGAAGATGCCAGAAAGGCAGGGAAattgtcctttttatttttaaaggagtGTTGGGGTTCTCTCTTGTACTAAGTCTAAAATACGTCTAcgatttcagtttgttttattctacCAAAATTATTATcacagaatattaaaaaaaactaaacattcttaaaaaaaacacacacattactAGGTTGATGTTGTtctgtaaaaaacatttgatcaattgttttaacaaaaaaaagtcaagttgaGAAGTTGTAATTGAAAGATGATTATTGTAATTCATAAATCACTTTTTCAAATACTTTAACATGTCGAttatattaaagtattttattgttcagacattttttaataatgaaattaGGGAACATAGAGaggaaatgcaaatattttccaatagcctaaaccattttattttttttccatacttaACTGGAcctgaaaaatgataaattaattccatattttcctacatttttttcACGCTGTGTAGGAATCCCgctaatagaaaaaataactCTTGTCTGGGAGAACTACCTTTACACaatccagtttttctttatttatttttttataatttacatCAACTGTAAGAATTTCTCTTGATTTATGTAGTAACAAAAAGTCTGCCATTGACATTTCTGGACTACAATGCCATGTTCAGAGAGTTATTTTACTATTTAGTGAAAATGccaagacaaaaagagaaaagaagtgCAGTTTATTTAAGTTTACCTATCAGTGTGGCCCCTCATACAGAGCAGCTTGGGCAGTCTCTGAAGAAACAGGCTCTTTACCCAGGGGGCCATGGGGTGGTAGGTGGCAGAGGAGCGATGGTGAACATTAATCACGAAAACTGTAACAATGATTGAAAAGGTGACGAAGATCATGATGAAGAGGAGGTACTCTCCAATAAGAGGGATCACCTGTTAaagcacaaaatgtaaaattggttcaaacataaataaatagctATGTTTACACATGCCAAACAGTCCAGAGAATTTGGAGcagtaaattattattatttactattactattatttgtTATTCAATTTATAGTTTATTCCTTACGTTTTAAAAGATCGTCTAGGAACTTCTAATTATAAttcatgactttgtgtttcccCGGGTTTTAAGTGAGGTGTGACATAGAGGCCTGTTTCCTTCAGTCAttccttaaaattaaaaagtcaaaagaaaatggttttcaTCTAAGATGTTCTGTTTAGCAAGAATTTGCAAACAAGACTAAAAAAAGATCCTTTGCTCGCCTAAATCTGCAGTCAGAACAATGATGTGGAGCGAGCTTTGTATTAGAGCAAGTTTTGTTAATTCCTCACGTCTTTTGAACATctatccatttttttaaaaggtgaaCATATCTCCTTTTCAGATTGTGGAGTTcacacatatttattttactcagtTTGATCATTTCTACCTCCAAATGCAAAGACTGCTGATACTCATTCTATTTTGGAAACATGCTCAcagaaaaaatagttttcagaGCTCATTCAGTGTTTTCTTGGTAGCTCAAGACTAACATGtaaagcaaaacacatttttttgtcaaacctGAACTAATAATTCTACAtagatttaaaaactgtaaaacaaaatgtgcagtTTGTGATCTTAACTctatctgtgaaaaaaaaacacaattaaaaaaaaaatcttgttttcattAGGAAGTTTGAAACATTATTTGGTTTTGTTAACTAAATGTGTGATCACactgttttatcatttataatgtaagaaaaacaactaattgTCCCATTTAAATAGCAGCTTTCAAAGGAAAtgacaaaagttttatttattgaaaacataCCAACTTAACATTTCTATCTCATCTCTCCCTTTCAAGCATTCAGGAAaattactgcagctttaaaaacacaataatgcCAATTGTTGTGTTTCCCCTTATTTGGATTGTTGGAAGAAAGGAGAGAAGTTGTCTTTTGCTATGATCTGTTTACTTAATAAGGGAGTTCAGCATTTTTAGACAAGCAGCAGTACTGAGCAACCAAAAAGGCATGCTAAATTTCAAACTATAGAAAATGAGAGAGAATAGTTTCCTGTACAAACCTTTGAAGATGAAGGGATGATTTCTTCTATGACCAAAAGGAATACAGTGAGTGACACCAGCACTGATGTGGAAAGGGACAGCTTTTCTCCCTCATCTGATGGCAAATAGAAGACCAGCACAGTTAGAAAGGACAGGCCGAGGCACGGGATGATGAGGAAGAGAGTGTAGAACAGGGGCAGCCTCTTGAGGATGAAGGAGTAGGTGATGAATGGGTACCAGTACACTCCATCCCTCCTGCTTCCTTTCATTCCTGTGGCATTGAGGATCTCCCATTCGCCATTGTCAAAGAAGTCTTTGCGGTCGACATGGTGGTCCACCAGGACCAGGTCCACCATGTGCCCATCGTAGGTCCATGAGCCGAATTTCATGGAGCAGTTCTGCCGGTCAAAGGGGAAGAAGGTGACATCCATGGTGCAGGACGATTTATAACTGGCAGGG
Proteins encoded in this region:
- the LOC114145136 gene encoding neuronal acetylcholine receptor subunit non-alpha-3-like, which encodes MKFATAVLWFSLALGEAAAQVQEDFVSLAEMEDSLLRNLFKGYQKWVRPVGHANDTITVRFGLKISQLVDVDEKNQLMTTNVWLWQEWTDVKLRWNPEDYGGITSIRVPSETIWLPDIVLYENADGRFEGSLMTKAIVRWDGTITWTPPASYKSSCTMDVTFFPFDRQNCSMKFGSWTYDGHMVDLVLVDHHVDRKDFFDNGEWEILNATGMKGSRRDGVYWYPFITYSFILKRLPLFYTLFLIIPCLGLSFLTVLVFYLPSDEGEKLSLSTSVLVSLTVFLLVIEEIIPSSSKVIPLIGEYLLFIMIFVTFSIIVTVFVINVHHRSSATYHPMAPWVKSLFLQRLPKLLCMRGHTDRYHFPDIEMRSPDLKSRRGAGRRAVPGGNQQRGAFGGKEDENQAWLAMLEKATSSVRYISRHIRKEHFIREVVQDWKFVAQVLDRIFLWAFLTVSILGTILIFTPALQMYLSTPS